The following proteins are co-located in the Micromonospora coriariae genome:
- a CDS encoding BON domain-containing protein: protein MTHHRDSGAGPPDEYVEAEIHRLLAEDPAVAEQGITVVRRERALVLYGEVESPHRREEILRRVAERFPDVPITSDIGVIRAQAPTEIEQLP from the coding sequence GTGACCCACCATCGCGACAGCGGCGCCGGACCACCCGACGAGTACGTCGAGGCCGAGATCCACCGGCTGCTCGCCGAGGATCCCGCCGTGGCCGAACAGGGAATCACAGTGGTCCGTCGGGAACGCGCCCTCGTGCTCTACGGCGAGGTGGAGAGCCCGCACCGGCGCGAGGAGATCCTGCGCCGAGTGGCCGAGCGCTTCCCGGACGTGCCGATCACCAGCGACATCGGGGTGATCCGCGCCCAGGCGCCCACGGAGATCGAGCAACTGCCCTGA
- a CDS encoding ABC transporter substrate-binding protein — MAVFTRPRQAFVIAGVLGLALSATACGTGDDKKSSNASSAECAAYDKYEGHDGKKVSIYASIRDAEADLLERSWSQFTDCTGIEIDYEGNAEFEAQLPVRVDGGNAPDLAFVPQPGLVKRFADAGKLKSLGADTKTMAEQNLPADWLKYGTVNGTLYGVPLGANVKSFVWYSPKLFKEKGWTVPTSWDDMIKLSDTIAASGIKPWCAGIESGDATGWPATDWIEDVVLRTQGPEVYDQWTTHAIPFNDPRIVDAVNRAGAILKNEKYMNGGFGGVKSIGTTAFGEAGLPVTTGKCAMHRQASFYANQFPEGTKVAEDGDAFAFYFPAIDPAKGKPVLGAGEFVVAYADRPEVQAVQTYLASSEYVNSRAKLGNWVTANNKLDIANVASPIDKLSVQILQDKTGTFRFDGSDLMPAAVGAGTFWKGMVEWINGKDTASVLQGIESSWK; from the coding sequence ATGGCGGTCTTTACCAGACCACGCCAGGCCTTCGTGATCGCCGGCGTACTGGGGCTGGCGCTCAGCGCCACCGCTTGCGGTACCGGCGACGACAAGAAGAGCAGCAACGCGAGCTCCGCGGAGTGCGCCGCATACGACAAGTACGAGGGCCACGACGGCAAGAAGGTCTCCATCTACGCGTCCATCCGTGACGCCGAGGCCGACCTGCTGGAGCGGTCGTGGTCGCAGTTCACCGACTGCACCGGCATCGAGATCGACTACGAGGGCAACGCCGAGTTCGAGGCGCAGCTCCCCGTCCGGGTCGACGGCGGCAACGCGCCCGACCTGGCGTTCGTGCCTCAGCCGGGTCTGGTCAAGCGGTTCGCCGACGCCGGCAAGCTGAAGTCCCTCGGGGCCGACACCAAGACCATGGCCGAGCAGAACCTGCCGGCTGACTGGCTGAAGTACGGCACCGTCAACGGCACCCTCTACGGCGTGCCGCTCGGCGCGAACGTGAAGTCCTTCGTCTGGTACTCGCCGAAGCTCTTCAAGGAGAAGGGCTGGACGGTCCCGACCAGCTGGGACGACATGATCAAGCTCAGCGACACGATCGCGGCGAGCGGCATCAAGCCGTGGTGCGCCGGCATCGAGTCCGGTGACGCCACCGGCTGGCCGGCCACCGACTGGATCGAGGACGTGGTCCTGCGTACGCAGGGCCCCGAGGTCTACGACCAGTGGACCACCCACGCCATCCCGTTCAACGACCCGAGGATCGTCGACGCGGTCAACCGCGCCGGCGCCATCCTGAAGAACGAGAAGTACATGAACGGCGGCTTCGGCGGTGTGAAGAGCATCGGCACCACCGCCTTCGGTGAGGCCGGCCTGCCCGTCACCACCGGCAAGTGCGCGATGCACCGGCAGGCGTCGTTCTACGCCAACCAGTTCCCTGAGGGCACCAAGGTGGCCGAGGACGGCGACGCCTTCGCCTTCTACTTCCCGGCCATCGACCCGGCCAAGGGCAAGCCGGTGCTGGGCGCGGGCGAGTTCGTCGTCGCGTACGCCGACCGTCCCGAGGTCCAGGCGGTGCAGACCTACCTCGCCTCCAGCGAGTACGTCAACAGCCGCGCGAAGCTCGGCAACTGGGTCACGGCGAACAACAAGCTGGACATCGCCAACGTCGCCAGCCCGATCGACAAGCTGTCCGTCCAGATCCTGCAGGACAAGACCGGCACGTTCCGCTTCGACGGATCCGACCTGATGCCGGCCGCCGTCGGCGCGGGGACGTTCTGGAAGGGCATGGTCGAGTGGATCAACGGCAAGGACACCGCGTCGGTGCTCCAGGGCATCGAGAGCAGCTGGAAGTGA
- a CDS encoding nucleotidyltransferase family protein: protein MPIRATVRNRVLPRRVPDDLATLDRLSDLRSSLRSLWCLIPVRTRPRPGQVWTTGMPGTGVRIQPPVHQHDRRENQMAERGDESLVHTLKKVAAVLKQSEIPFALGGSFAVYAHGGHSSDHDVDFLIREADVERALEALVAAGFVAERPPEDWLVKVFDDGRMVDLIHRPIETPVTEETFADTVVRPVDAIHMPVLSATQLMVHKLLSFSQHYCDFARGLPLARSLREQIDWERVRKETQHSPYAEAFLVLLDRLEVVPETGTPAGEGTP from the coding sequence ATGCCGATCAGGGCCACTGTGCGCAACCGGGTCCTGCCGCGTCGCGTCCCCGATGATCTCGCCACCCTCGACAGGTTATCCGACCTGCGCTCCAGCCTGCGCAGTTTGTGGTGCTTGATCCCTGTTCGCACCCGCCCGCGACCGGGCCAGGTGTGGACGACCGGAATGCCGGGTACGGGAGTTCGAATCCAACCGCCTGTCCACCAACACGACCGACGGGAGAACCAGATGGCTGAGCGCGGGGACGAGAGTCTGGTGCACACCCTGAAGAAGGTCGCCGCCGTGCTCAAGCAGTCCGAGATCCCGTTCGCGCTGGGTGGCAGCTTCGCCGTCTACGCCCACGGTGGTCACTCCAGCGATCACGACGTCGATTTCCTGATCCGGGAGGCCGACGTCGAGCGAGCCCTGGAGGCCCTGGTGGCCGCCGGCTTCGTCGCTGAGCGTCCGCCGGAGGACTGGCTGGTGAAGGTCTTCGACGACGGGCGGATGGTCGATCTGATCCACCGGCCGATCGAGACGCCGGTGACCGAGGAGACGTTCGCCGACACGGTCGTCCGGCCGGTGGACGCGATTCACATGCCGGTCCTGTCCGCCACCCAGCTGATGGTGCACAAGCTCCTCAGCTTCTCCCAGCACTACTGCGACTTCGCCCGTGGCCTGCCACTGGCCCGGTCACTGCGGGAGCAGATCGACTGGGAACGGGTACGCAAGGAGACGCAGCACTCGCCGTACGCCGAGGCGTTCCTGGTGCTGCTGGACCGGCTGGAGGTGGTGCCGGAAACCGGCACCCCGGCAGGAGAGGGGACACCGTGA
- a CDS encoding metallophosphoesterase family protein, protein MVIRIAAVGDVHLDEDVVGRFRPALEELPDCADVLLLAGDLTRHGTESEARCVAQEFGGLDVPVVTVLGNHDHQCDQVPQVVKVLEDAGITVLEGNGVVLDCAGGRLGIAGVKGFGGGFAGRCASDFGEPEMKAFVHTTNDSADRLGTALRSLDCDLLVALTHYSPVPDTLAGEPLEIYPFLGSYQLGQAIDSAPTALALHGHAHAGTERGTTPGGVRVRNVAHPVIKQAYSVFHVGDHHESDQVSPIGRSGSQRSWS, encoded by the coding sequence ATGGTGATCCGGATCGCCGCTGTGGGCGACGTGCATCTGGACGAGGACGTGGTCGGCCGGTTCCGCCCGGCGTTGGAGGAGCTGCCGGACTGCGCCGACGTGCTCCTGCTGGCCGGGGACCTGACCCGGCACGGCACCGAGTCGGAGGCGCGCTGCGTGGCCCAGGAGTTCGGCGGGCTGGACGTGCCGGTGGTGACCGTGCTGGGCAACCACGACCATCAGTGTGACCAGGTGCCGCAGGTGGTCAAGGTGCTCGAGGACGCGGGCATCACCGTGCTGGAGGGCAACGGCGTCGTGCTGGACTGCGCGGGCGGCCGACTCGGCATCGCCGGCGTCAAGGGCTTCGGCGGCGGATTCGCCGGGCGGTGTGCGAGCGACTTCGGCGAGCCGGAGATGAAGGCGTTCGTCCACACCACCAATGACAGCGCGGACCGCCTCGGTACGGCGCTGCGGTCGCTCGACTGCGACCTGCTGGTGGCGCTCACCCACTACTCACCGGTGCCGGACACGCTGGCCGGCGAGCCCCTGGAGATCTACCCGTTCCTCGGCTCGTACCAGCTCGGGCAGGCTATCGACTCGGCGCCCACCGCGCTGGCTCTGCACGGGCACGCGCACGCCGGCACCGAGCGCGGCACAACTCCCGGTGGGGTACGGGTACGTAACGTCGCGCACCCGGTGATCAAGCAGGCCTACAGCGTCTTCCATGTCGGCGATCATCACGAGAGCGACCAGGTTTCTCCGATCGGACGCTCGGGTAGTCAGAGGTCATGGAGCTGA
- a CDS encoding MurR/RpiR family transcriptional regulator → MAKSPKISASHEPGGLIVHISGLLPSLSPAEQRVARLVVADPAAAARRTITDLATAAETSEATVIRFCRSVGMDGYPQLRIRLAAEAARRVEPPDARVVGGDIPPGADLAQIIATIAFNDARAVEETAEQLDPAICEQVVEAIAGAGRIDIYGAGASGFVASDFQQKLHRIGRIAFYFPDVHTALTSAALLGRGDVAVGISHTGTTSDVIEVLEQARTRGAVTVALTNFPRSPITDVADFVLTTAARETTYRSGATASRLAQLTVVDCLFVGVAARNRSRARKALEATAEAVLSHRVGANRRRG, encoded by the coding sequence GTGGCGAAGAGTCCGAAGATTTCTGCGAGTCACGAGCCCGGTGGGCTGATCGTCCACATCAGCGGGCTGCTGCCGTCGCTGTCGCCTGCTGAGCAGCGGGTCGCCCGGTTGGTCGTCGCCGACCCGGCTGCCGCCGCCCGCCGGACGATCACCGATCTCGCCACCGCAGCCGAGACGTCCGAGGCGACGGTCATCCGGTTCTGCCGTTCGGTGGGCATGGACGGTTACCCGCAGCTGCGCATCCGGCTCGCCGCCGAGGCCGCCCGCCGGGTCGAACCACCGGACGCCCGGGTCGTCGGCGGTGACATCCCGCCCGGCGCCGACCTCGCCCAGATCATCGCCACCATCGCGTTCAACGACGCCCGCGCGGTCGAGGAGACTGCCGAGCAGCTCGACCCGGCCATCTGTGAGCAGGTGGTCGAGGCGATCGCCGGCGCCGGCCGGATCGACATCTACGGTGCCGGCGCCAGCGGCTTCGTCGCCTCCGATTTCCAGCAGAAGCTGCACCGCATCGGCCGGATCGCCTTCTACTTCCCGGACGTGCACACCGCGCTGACCTCGGCCGCGCTGCTCGGCCGGGGCGACGTGGCGGTCGGCATCTCGCACACCGGCACCACCTCTGACGTGATCGAGGTGCTGGAGCAGGCCCGGACGCGGGGCGCCGTGACCGTCGCGCTGACCAACTTCCCGCGCTCGCCGATCACCGACGTGGCCGACTTCGTGCTGACCACCGCCGCCCGGGAGACCACCTACCGCTCCGGCGCGACGGCCAGCCGATTGGCCCAACTCACCGTGGTCGACTGCCTGTTCGTCGGAGTGGCCGCGCGCAACCGGTCCCGGGCGCGCAAGGCGCTCGAAGCGACCGCCGAGGCCGTCCTGTCGCACCGGGTGGGTGCGAATCGGAGGCGGGGATGA
- a CDS encoding M23 family metallopeptidase: MRKRWISLLVTGLLVGGVLAPASPALAAPTFKVPFPCGQSWSGQTRSDHSPAYAVDFNRTDDLGDPVVASAPGTVDRVTDLGGTSYGKYVRINHGGGYSTYYAHLNGFNVSVGQTVGYGKVLGWVGSTGGSTGPHLHYEQRLNGNDIQVRFNGTLGLYWGTRSYTSDNGCGSGTGNGTVNTSGTPLTVRSGPGTGYASVGTVADGTRVTIACQTSGTTVTGTYGTSSIWDRIGAGRFIADAYVYTGHDGYIPGVPRC, translated from the coding sequence ATGCGTAAGCGGTGGATCAGCCTGCTGGTGACGGGCCTGCTCGTCGGGGGAGTCCTGGCTCCGGCCAGCCCGGCGCTGGCCGCGCCGACATTCAAGGTGCCGTTCCCATGCGGCCAGTCCTGGTCCGGGCAGACCCGGTCGGACCACAGCCCGGCGTACGCCGTCGACTTCAACCGCACCGACGACCTCGGCGACCCGGTGGTGGCCAGCGCCCCCGGCACCGTCGACCGGGTGACCGACCTGGGCGGCACCAGCTACGGCAAATACGTCCGAATCAACCACGGTGGCGGTTACAGCACGTACTACGCCCACCTCAACGGTTTCAACGTGTCGGTCGGCCAGACGGTCGGCTACGGCAAGGTGCTCGGCTGGGTCGGCAGCACCGGCGGCTCCACCGGCCCGCACCTGCACTACGAGCAGCGCCTCAACGGCAACGACATCCAGGTGCGGTTCAACGGCACCCTCGGCCTGTACTGGGGCACCAGGAGCTACACCAGCGACAACGGGTGCGGCTCGGGCACCGGCAACGGCACGGTCAACACCAGCGGCACCCCGCTGACCGTCCGCTCCGGCCCGGGCACCGGGTACGCCTCCGTCGGCACCGTCGCCGACGGCACCCGGGTGACCATCGCCTGCCAGACCAGCGGCACCACGGTCACCGGCACCTACGGCACGAGTTCGATCTGGGACCGGATCGGCGCCGGTCGCTTCATCGCTGACGCGTACGTGTACACCGGTCACGACGGCTACATCCCGGGCGTGCCCCGCTGCTGA
- a CDS encoding TspO/MBR family protein has product METSQDVPPTSGRRSRWALACFAAAVFVAAAIGGLGVRGTTDEYAGLRQPGWAPPSWLFGPVWTVLYALIAVAGWLVWRRVGFGPALWAWTAQLVLNAIWTPLFFGAGQYGLAFAEIVAMWLAIGLTVALFARVSRVAAALLLPYWAWVTFAAALNLSIWRLNS; this is encoded by the coding sequence GTGGAGACATCGCAGGACGTGCCGCCGACCTCCGGTCGACGGTCCCGCTGGGCGCTCGCCTGCTTCGCGGCGGCGGTCTTCGTCGCGGCCGCGATCGGCGGGCTGGGGGTGCGGGGCACCACCGACGAGTACGCCGGCCTGCGGCAGCCCGGCTGGGCGCCGCCCTCGTGGCTGTTCGGCCCGGTCTGGACGGTGCTGTACGCGCTGATCGCGGTGGCCGGCTGGCTGGTCTGGCGTCGGGTCGGCTTCGGGCCCGCGCTCTGGGCGTGGACCGCCCAGCTGGTGCTCAACGCGATCTGGACCCCGCTGTTCTTCGGCGCGGGGCAGTACGGGCTGGCGTTCGCCGAGATCGTGGCGATGTGGCTGGCGATCGGGCTCACCGTGGCGTTGTTCGCCCGGGTCTCCCGGGTCGCGGCGGCGCTGCTGCTGCCCTACTGGGCCTGGGTCACGTTCGCCGCCGCACTGAACCTGTCGATCTGGCGGCTGAACTCCTGA
- a CDS encoding SDR family NAD(P)-dependent oxidoreductase yields the protein MAERSVLVTGGTGGLGGAVTTAFLTAGWRVVVPERGARPRSEPAADGLVRLVADLTDPAGAARAVEAAAGEPAAPLRAVVNLVGGYASGGLVHETPVEEFERMLTANLRPTYLVTQAALPHLVAAGGGAVVCVSARAAVAPFPGAAGYVTAKAAVLAFANAVAVEYRSRNVRCNTVLPSIIDTPANRAAQPDADHSRWVAPAEIAPVIRFLASGESAPTSGATVPVYGRA from the coding sequence ATGGCGGAGCGCAGTGTGCTGGTCACCGGGGGCACGGGCGGGCTGGGCGGGGCGGTCACCACCGCCTTCCTGACGGCCGGCTGGCGGGTGGTCGTACCGGAGCGGGGAGCCCGGCCCCGGTCGGAGCCGGCGGCCGACGGGCTGGTCCGGCTCGTCGCGGACCTGACCGACCCGGCCGGCGCGGCGCGGGCCGTCGAGGCCGCCGCCGGCGAACCGGCGGCGCCGCTGCGGGCGGTGGTCAACCTGGTCGGCGGTTACGCCAGCGGCGGGCTGGTGCATGAGACGCCGGTCGAGGAGTTCGAGCGGATGCTCACCGCCAATCTGCGGCCCACCTACCTGGTGACCCAGGCCGCGCTGCCCCACCTGGTGGCGGCCGGTGGCGGGGCCGTGGTCTGCGTCTCGGCCCGCGCGGCGGTCGCCCCGTTCCCCGGCGCGGCCGGCTACGTCACGGCCAAGGCCGCGGTGCTCGCCTTCGCCAACGCGGTCGCGGTCGAGTACCGGTCCCGCAACGTGCGCTGCAACACCGTGCTGCCCAGCATCATCGACACACCGGCGAACCGTGCCGCTCAGCCCGACGCCGACCACTCCCGCTGGGTGGCCCCGGCCGAGATCGCCCCGGTGATCCGCTTCCTGGCGTCCGGGGAGTCCGCGCCGACCAGCGGCGCCACCGTCCCGGTCTACGGACGGGCCTGA
- a CDS encoding dTMP kinase: protein MARSSGTRRGRTRLRTVALIGIDGSGKTTQAHRLAAALTAAGRPATYRRNASGRRWLGRLAHRLGRPDAQRLVGRDGVLAVESVLRWLAIAAALLSCLLTGRTAVMDRYSACQYASIRAHGGHRWERLARAGYRFFPTPQVTFLLAVDPAEAYRRIEQRGTDHETMGWLTAADTAYRALPEYPTFVLVDAGRPAEEVTEQIQAHLATWLPPSARPGPSRPPAEPPPSDVPAAGERTSRTAAGPLVGQARP from the coding sequence GTGGCGAGATCATCGGGGACGCGACGCGGCAGGACCCGGTTGCGCACAGTGGCCCTGATCGGCATCGACGGTTCGGGCAAGACCACACAGGCGCACCGGCTGGCCGCCGCGTTGACCGCCGCGGGCCGCCCGGCCACCTACCGCCGCAACGCCAGCGGGCGCCGCTGGCTCGGACGGCTCGCCCACCGGCTCGGCCGCCCCGACGCCCAGCGACTCGTCGGGCGCGACGGCGTGCTGGCGGTGGAATCCGTGCTGCGCTGGCTCGCCATCGCCGCCGCCCTGCTCAGCTGCCTGCTCACCGGCCGGACGGCGGTGATGGATCGCTACTCGGCCTGCCAGTACGCCAGCATCCGCGCGCACGGGGGGCACCGCTGGGAGCGGCTGGCCCGGGCCGGTTACCGGTTCTTCCCCACACCGCAGGTGACCTTCCTGCTCGCCGTCGACCCGGCTGAGGCGTACCGGCGGATCGAACAGCGGGGCACCGACCACGAGACGATGGGCTGGCTGACCGCCGCCGACACCGCCTACCGCGCCCTACCCGAATATCCGACCTTCGTCCTGGTGGACGCGGGCCGCCCGGCCGAGGAGGTGACCGAGCAGATTCAGGCGCACCTGGCGACCTGGCTGCCGCCGTCCGCCCGCCCCGGCCCGAGCCGTCCGCCCGCCGAACCGCCGCCGTCCGACGTGCCGGCGGCGGGGGAGCGGACCAGCCGCACGGCTGCCGGGCCGCTGGTGGGTCAGGCCCGTCCGTAG
- a CDS encoding carbohydrate ABC transporter permease — translation MTTATPTIAVGTQQTDGPKTTAGRVRKRLNSRTATLISIVIAVVWTIPTFGLFISSLRPEDEIKTTGWWTAFTNPQFTLENYQQVLFGRSSSSGQLASYFINSLAITIPSVLFPLAFASLAAYALAWINFRGRDWAYIAIFALQIVPLQMALVPLLKFFSTGVTLGGVTLMPAWDLVDEQKFAQVWFAHTCFALPFAVYLLHNFISQLPGDLMEAARVDGATHPKIFRTIVLPLITPALAAIGIFQFLWVWNDLLVALIFAGGGDETAPLTVRLAEMAGTRGNEWQRLTAGAFVSIVVPLIVFLSLQRYFVRGLLAGSVKG, via the coding sequence ATGACCACTGCCACGCCCACGATCGCCGTCGGCACCCAGCAGACCGACGGACCGAAGACCACCGCCGGGCGGGTCCGCAAGCGGCTGAACAGCCGCACCGCGACCCTCATCTCGATCGTCATCGCGGTGGTCTGGACCATCCCGACCTTCGGCCTCTTCATCTCCTCGCTCCGGCCCGAGGACGAGATCAAGACCACCGGCTGGTGGACCGCCTTCACCAACCCGCAGTTCACCCTGGAGAACTACCAGCAGGTCCTGTTCGGCCGGTCATCGTCGTCCGGGCAGCTGGCCAGCTACTTCATCAACTCCCTGGCGATCACCATCCCGTCGGTGCTCTTCCCGCTCGCCTTCGCCTCCCTGGCGGCGTACGCGCTGGCCTGGATCAACTTCCGGGGTCGGGACTGGGCCTACATCGCGATCTTCGCGCTGCAGATCGTGCCCCTGCAGATGGCGCTGGTGCCGCTGCTGAAGTTCTTCTCCACCGGCGTCACCCTCGGCGGCGTCACCCTGATGCCGGCCTGGGACCTGGTCGACGAACAGAAGTTCGCCCAGGTGTGGTTCGCGCACACCTGCTTCGCGCTCCCGTTCGCCGTCTACCTGCTGCACAACTTCATCTCGCAGCTACCCGGAGACCTGATGGAGGCGGCGCGGGTCGACGGCGCCACCCACCCGAAGATCTTCCGCACCATCGTGCTGCCACTGATCACCCCGGCGCTGGCGGCGATCGGCATCTTCCAGTTCCTCTGGGTCTGGAACGACCTGCTGGTCGCGCTGATCTTCGCCGGTGGTGGCGACGAGACCGCCCCGCTCACCGTCCGGCTCGCCGAGATGGCCGGCACCCGGGGCAACGAATGGCAGCGGCTGACCGCCGGGGCGTTCGTGTCGATCGTCGTACCGCTCATCGTGTTCCTGTCCCTGCAGCGCTACTTCGTGCGAGGCCTGCTCGCCGGCAGCGTCAAGGGCTGA
- a CDS encoding GPGG-motif small membrane protein — protein sequence MELILWILAVVLVVAGILALFRRQILWGIVLIVVGLLVGPGGVSIFN from the coding sequence ATGGAGCTGATTCTCTGGATTCTCGCAGTCGTACTCGTGGTCGCCGGCATCCTCGCGCTGTTCCGCCGGCAGATCCTGTGGGGCATCGTCCTCATCGTCGTCGGGCTGTTGGTCGGCCCGGGTGGTGTCAGCATCTTCAATTGA
- a CDS encoding carbohydrate ABC transporter permease: MEFDFAEEQPKFLMLMYGLIAFVAVVGGLLLLLDVVPAWFARRREAQLVAASASGAPLPRRPKQREGLFALFFMLPTVLLLTIGLVVPAIRTTLLSLMDKDSNEWVGLANYSWMFSDSSIIRVLTNSLIWVILVPLVATGFGLIYAVLVDKARFEAVAKSLIFLPMAISFVGASIIWKFVYAYRGDGDQIGLLNHIVVSLGGEPKQWLLESPLNTLLLIVIMVWIQAGFAMVVLSAAIKAIPGDIVEAARLDGVSPWQMFWQITMPTIRPALIVVVVTLSIATLKVFDIVRTATNGNYDTSVIANEMYNQAFRYGENGQGSALAVFLFILVIPIVIYQIRNLRQQREG; this comes from the coding sequence ATGGAGTTCGACTTCGCGGAGGAACAGCCGAAGTTCCTCATGCTGATGTACGGGCTGATCGCTTTCGTCGCGGTGGTGGGCGGTCTGCTCCTGCTCCTCGACGTGGTGCCGGCCTGGTTCGCCCGCCGTCGGGAGGCGCAGCTCGTCGCCGCGTCCGCCAGCGGCGCCCCGCTCCCCCGGCGCCCGAAGCAACGGGAAGGGCTCTTCGCGCTCTTCTTCATGCTGCCGACGGTGCTGCTGCTCACCATCGGGCTGGTCGTGCCGGCCATCCGCACCACGTTGCTCTCCCTGATGGACAAGGACAGCAACGAGTGGGTGGGCCTGGCCAACTACAGCTGGATGTTCTCCGACAGCTCGATCATCCGGGTGCTGACCAACAGCCTGATCTGGGTGATCCTGGTCCCGCTGGTGGCGACCGGCTTCGGCCTGATCTACGCCGTGCTTGTGGACAAGGCCCGGTTCGAGGCCGTCGCCAAGTCGCTGATCTTCCTGCCGATGGCGATCTCGTTCGTCGGCGCGAGCATCATCTGGAAGTTCGTCTACGCCTACCGCGGCGACGGCGACCAGATCGGCCTGCTCAACCACATCGTGGTCAGCCTCGGCGGCGAGCCCAAGCAGTGGCTGCTGGAATCACCGCTGAACACGCTGCTCCTGATCGTCATCATGGTCTGGATCCAGGCCGGCTTCGCCATGGTGGTGCTCTCCGCCGCGATCAAGGCCATCCCCGGCGACATCGTGGAGGCCGCCCGGCTCGACGGAGTCAGCCCGTGGCAGATGTTCTGGCAGATCACCATGCCGACCATCCGACCGGCGCTGATCGTGGTGGTGGTGACCCTCTCGATCGCCACGCTCAAGGTCTTCGACATCGTCCGGACCGCTACCAACGGCAACTACGACACCAGCGTGATCGCCAACGAGATGTACAACCAGGCGTTCCGGTACGGCGAGAACGGGCAGGGCTCCGCGCTCGCGGTCTTCCTCTTCATCCTGGTCATCCCGATCGTGATCTACCAGATCCGCAACCTCCGTCAGCAGCGGGAGGGCTGA
- a CDS encoding LacI family DNA-binding transcriptional regulator: MTKIDDVARLAGVSTATVSRALRGLPTVSAATRRRVLAAAEQLDYEVSPSASRLAGGRTGTVAVVVPRITRWFFSTVVEAVEEFLHESGYDLLLYNLGGREQVRQRVLRTANLHKRVDAIMLVATPLRPADLTALAALDLPGVTISSGTRVANWPCVRIDDVAAARTATRHLLDLGHRRIAHISGDPDDELAFTTHLDRRRGYQEELRAAGMRPDPSLDVESTFTIDGGNRAAAELLSRGEPPTAILAACDEMAMGAMTALRDAGLRVPQDVSVIGIDDHDLAGVLGLSTIAQPAAEQGRLAARMLLDPLGARNLGPIVGQRTPGCDTPVILPTRLVVRESTAPPRAH, from the coding sequence GTGACGAAGATTGATGATGTGGCCCGGCTGGCCGGAGTGTCCACGGCCACCGTCTCTCGGGCGCTGCGCGGGCTGCCGACGGTCTCCGCCGCCACCCGGCGCCGGGTCCTGGCAGCCGCCGAGCAGCTCGACTACGAGGTCTCGCCGAGCGCGTCCCGGCTCGCCGGTGGACGCACCGGCACGGTCGCGGTGGTGGTCCCCCGGATCACCCGATGGTTCTTCAGCACGGTCGTCGAGGCCGTCGAGGAGTTCCTCCACGAATCCGGGTACGACCTGCTGCTCTACAACCTGGGCGGCCGGGAGCAGGTCCGCCAGCGGGTGCTGCGTACCGCCAACCTGCACAAGCGGGTGGACGCCATCATGCTGGTCGCCACGCCGCTGCGCCCCGCCGACCTGACCGCGCTGGCCGCCCTCGACCTGCCCGGCGTGACCATCAGCTCGGGGACCAGGGTGGCCAACTGGCCATGCGTACGGATCGACGACGTCGCTGCCGCCCGTACCGCCACCCGCCACCTGCTCGACCTCGGCCACCGCCGGATCGCGCACATCTCCGGCGACCCCGACGACGAACTGGCCTTCACCACCCACCTGGACCGACGCCGGGGCTATCAGGAGGAGCTGCGGGCCGCCGGCATGCGCCCCGACCCGAGCCTGGACGTCGAGTCGACCTTCACCATCGACGGCGGCAACCGGGCGGCGGCCGAACTGCTGTCCCGGGGCGAACCGCCCACCGCGATCCTCGCCGCCTGCGACGAGATGGCGATGGGCGCGATGACCGCGCTGCGCGACGCCGGGCTGCGCGTACCCCAGGACGTCAGCGTGATCGGCATCGACGATCACGACCTGGCCGGCGTCCTCGGGCTCAGCACCATCGCCCAGCCCGCCGCCGAGCAGGGCCGGCTGGCCGCCCGGATGCTGCTCGACCCGCTCGGGGCCCGGAACCTGGGCCCGATCGTCGGTCAACGGACCCCCGGTTGCGACACCCCGGTGATCCTGCCCACTCGGCTGGTGGTCCGGGAATCGACCGCACCGCCCCGGGCACACTGA